A genomic window from Gossypium hirsutum isolate 1008001.06 chromosome D12, Gossypium_hirsutum_v2.1, whole genome shotgun sequence includes:
- the LOC107947047 gene encoding homeobox protein BEL1 homolog, whose amino-acid sequence MARESCEDKSRNIVSSTGFCYSDVSSGNSTMQTHLVNQIQGFESNPEIFNLTTGMEMIGFAKNLQQQQGDTNNMIMWKGFFNKHGNNPGAAGPSSPSSSKPINESTTDFYQHEFHKPEFTTGISETSTGNLIVGPESAPWQENRLLVDDSSFRCVFPCEGNERPSQGLSLSLSSSNPTSIGLQSFELRQTSHSNHDDQPDDMRFIGSSSRDGFFGKPAIVQQHEGQFQIRGSRYLNAAQELLNEFCSLGTKQLDTSKQKQTQKTTKQWDDDDGGASSSRKQSLYSLDFTELQRRKTKMLSTLEEVDRRYKIYCDQMKAVVSSFEAVAGTGAASVYSALASKAMSRHFRCLRDGIVSQIQATRKAMGEKDTVAPGTTKGETPRLRILDQALRQQRAFQQMSMMESHPWRPQRGLPERSVSVLRAWLFEHFLHPYPSDVDKHILARQTGLSRSQVSNWFINARVRLWKPMVEEMYLEETKEHENNMVSSDNGGTDGGDDNNNNDRLNIPLADQKPTPDQLVRVDSECLSSIITTNPEKNDGKSGTKTLENQHLHHHHHHHHQQQQSFGTYGATAMELDFASYGDHMAGGGVPYHNANQSFNGGGGVSLTLGLQQHGGSGVSLAFSPATQTSLFYRRDHIEDCQPVQYSLLDNEGQHLPYRNLMGAQLLHDLAG is encoded by the exons ATGGCTAGAGAATCGTGTGAAGATAAATCAAGGAATATTGTGTCATCCACTGGATTTTGCTACTCAGATGTTTCATCTGGTAACTCAaccatgcaaacccatctggtgAATCAGATCCAAGGCTTTGAATCCAACCCAGAGATCTTCAACTTAACAACAGGCATGGAGATGATAGGGTTTGCCAAGAACCTACAGCAACAACAAGGTGACACCAACAACATGATCATGTGGAAAGGGTTCTTCAACAAACATGGAAACAACCCAGGAGCAGCAGGcccttcttctccttcttcttccaAGCCAATCAATGAGTCAACCACTGATTTCTATCAACATGAATTCCACAAACCTGAGTTCACAACTGGGATATCTGAAACCAGTACTGGGAATCTAATAGTTGGACCTGAATCAGCTCCATGGCAAGAAAACAGGTTGCTTGTTGATGATTCTTCTTTTAGGTGTGTGTTCCCTTGTGAAGGGAACGAGAGACCAAGTCAAGGTCTTTCGCTCTCTCTTTCATCAAGTAATCCTACTAGTATCGGGTTACAGTCTTTTGAACTAAGACAAACAAGCCATAGTAACCATGATGACCAGCCAGATGATATGAGGTTTATTGGTTCAAGTTCAAGAGATGGGTTCTTTGGAAAGCCGGCAATTGTTCAACAACATGAAGGTCAGTTCCAAATAAGGGGTTCCAGGTACTTGAATGCTGCTCAAGAACTTTTGAATGAATTTTGCAGCTTGGGAACAAAGCAATTGGATACATCAAAGCAAAAGCAAACCCAAAAGACCACCAAACAGTGGGATGATGACGATGGAGGAGCTAGCTCTTCAAGGAAGCAATCACTATATTCCCTCGATTTCACTGAGTTGCAGAGAAGAAAAACCAAGATGCTTTCAACGCTGGAAGAG GTGGACAGAAGATATAAGATCTACTGTGATCAAATGAAAGCCGTAGTATCATCGTTCGAAGCAGTGGCTGGTACTGGGGCAGCATCAGTGTATTCAGCTTTAGCCTCTAAAGCCATGTCAAGACATTTTAGATGCTTAAGAGATGGGATTGTGAGTCAGATTCAAGCTACAAGGAAAGCCATGGGAGAAAAAGACACAGTTGCACCAGGCACAACGAAAGGCGAAACACCAAGGCTAAGAATACTCGACCAAGCTTTAAGGCAACAAAGGGCATTTCAACAGATGAGCATGATGGAGAGTCATCCGTGGAGACCCCAAAGAGGCTTACCAGAAAGATCTGTTTCAGTTCTTCGAGCTTGGCTGTTTGAACATTTCCTTCACCC GTACCCTAGCGATGTTGATAAACATATCTTAGCCCGCCAAACCGGCCTCTCAAGAAGCCAG GTATCGAATTGGTTCATCAATGCCAGGGTGAGGCTATGGAAACCAATGGTGGAGGAAATGTACTTGGAAGAAACAAAGGAGCACGAAAACAACATGGTTTCCTCAGATAATGGAGGTACTGATGGTGGTgatgataataacaataatgacCGGTTAAATATTCCACTGGCTGATCAGAAACCCACCCCGGACCAGCTCGTTCGAGTTGACTCGGAGTGTCTATCTTCCATTATCACTACTAACCCGGAAAAAAACGATGGGAAAAGTGGTACCAAAACCCTTGAAAACCAGCActtgcatcatcatcatcatcatcatcatcaacaacaacaaaGTTTCGGAACCTATGGTGCCACTGCCATGGAACTGGACTTCGCTTCCTACGGTGATCACATGGCGGGTGGTGGGGTACCTTATCATAACGCTAATCAAAGCTTCAACGGTGGAGGAGGTGTGTCATTGACATTAGGGTTGCAACAACATGGTGGGAGTGGCGTGAGCTTAGCTTTCTCGCCTGCAACACAAACTTCACTTTTTTACCGTAGAGACCACATAGAAGATTGTCAGCCAGTTCAGTACTCACTTTTAGACAACGAGGGACAACATTTGCCTTACAGGAACTTGATGGGGGCACAATTGCTTCATGATTTGGCCGGATAG